From a single Accipiter gentilis chromosome 10, bAccGen1.1, whole genome shotgun sequence genomic region:
- the SNAPC5 gene encoding snRNA-activating protein complex subunit 5, with protein sequence MLSRLQELRKEEETLLRVKAALHDQLTRLKVEELALQSMIRSREENVTVSSSAVAEETHKTLGQMDNEAAINQTELHLSLQDDEEEEEEEEEEEEEESDS encoded by the exons ATGCTGAGCCGCCTGCAGGAGCTGCGCAAGGAGGAGGAGACGCTGCTGCGGGTGAAGGCGGCGCTGCACGACCAGCTCACGCGCCTCAAG GTGGAAGAGCTGGCGCTGCAGTCCATGATCAGGTCCAGAGAGGAGAACGTTACCGTCTCTTCCTCAGCTGTCGCAGAGGAGACGCACAAA ACTCTTGGGCAGATGGACAACGAGGCTGCTATCAATCAAACTGAATTACACCTAAGTCTTcaagatgatgaagaggaggaggaggaagaggaggaggaggaggaggaggaatctgattcttga